The proteins below are encoded in one region of Rhinolophus sinicus isolate RSC01 linkage group LG07, ASM3656204v1, whole genome shotgun sequence:
- the LOC141572813 gene encoding olfactory receptor 7A17-like, translated as MEPDNGTRISEFLLLGLSEEPDLQPLLFGLFLSMYLITVLGNLLIVLAVSSDSHLHTPMYFFLSNLSFVDICFTSTTVPKMLVSIQTQSKVITYGGCITQMYFFILFAGLDNFLVTVMAYDRFVAICHPLHYTVIMHPRFCGQLVLLSWIMSVLHSLLQSLMVLRLSFSADLQIPHFFCELNQMIQLACSDTFLNNLVLYFAAMLVGGGPLAGILYSYSKIVSSIRAMSSAQGKYKAFSTCASHLSVVSLFYLTSLGVYLSFPATHNAHSSATASVLYTVVTPMLNPFIYSLRNKDIKGALKRFLGMTGRKITE; from the coding sequence ATGGAACCAGACAATGGTACACGAatttcagaatttcttcttttaggACTTTCAGAGGAGCCAgacctgcagcccctcctctttgggcttttcctctccatgtacctgATCACTGTGTTAGGAAACCTGCTCATCGTCCTGGCCGTCAGCTCAGACTCCCACCTGCAcacgcccatgtacttcttcctctccaaccTGTCCTTTGTGGACATCTGTTTCACCTCCACCACCGTCCCTAAGATGCTGGTGAGCATCCAGACGCAGAGCAAAGTCATAACCTATGGAGGCTGCATCACGCAGATgtacttttttatactttttgcaGGGTTGGATAACTTCCTCGTGACCGTGATGGCCTATGACCGCTTCGTGGCCATCTGTCACCCCCTGCACTACACGGTCATCATGCACCCCCGGTTCTGTGGACAGTTGGTTCTGTTGTCCTGGATCATGAGTGTCCTGCATTCTTTGTTACAAAGCTTAATGGTGCTGAGGCTGTCCTTCAGTGCAGATTTGCAAATCCCCCACTTTTTCTGTGAACTCAACCAGATGATCCAACTTGCCTGTTCTGACACCTTTCTTAACAACCTGGTGTTGTATTTTGCAGCTATGCTGGTGGGTGGTGGTCCCCTGGCTGGGATCCTTTACTCTTACTCTAAGATTGTTTCCTCCATACGTGCAATGTCATCTGCTCAGGGGAAGTATAAAGCATTTTCTACCTGTGCGTCTCACCTCTCAGTTgtctccttattttatttaacaagccTAGGAGTGTACCTCAGCTTTCCTGCTACCCACAATGCACACTCTAGTGCTACAGCCTCGGTCCTGTACACAGTGGTCACACCCATGCTGAACCCCTTCATCTACAGTCTCAGGAATAAAGATATAAAGGGGGCTCTGAAAAGATTCCTTGGGatgacaggaagaaaaataacagagtGA